From the Mammaliicoccus sciuri genome, the window ACATTTCTTGGCTTTATTCAGTAGTTAAGCTATGACTTAGGCTATCTCTGTTAGCATTCCTAATATTCATTCAATACAATGTTATGTATTATACTAGTTTAAGAATTTTTATGATAAATCAAATATTCATCAAGATAAGGCACTTCAATAACTTTCGACCAATTTAATATGGAGCCAATAAAATCATTAATGTCTAATCCAGGCATATCATATGTATTTTCATCATTTACTGTGCCACATGCATCTTCAACTACATGAACTTTAAACCCAAATTCAAAAGCTGAAATTGCTGTAAAAAGGACACAATATTCAATATTAAATCCGACTATAACTAATTCAGTTACTTTATATTCATCTAATAAGACTTTTAAAGGAGTATTAAAAAATGCACTAGGTGTATCTTTTTTAATAAGAATATCACTTAAATTATTTATATCATTATCTAATTCTCCACAATCATCATGTTTTATTATGAAAATAGGTAAATTTTCATTTTTGAATAGTTCACCTAAAGCTAATATTTTATTTTTAGTATCACATCCATTCTCACCTTTTAAAAACTTTTTATGTACATCTATTATCAATAAGCCTTTCATATATTCCACCTCAACAGATTCAAAAATAATTTATTTTATCTATTTAGCTATTTTTAACTTATATTATCATTCGAGGAAAATAATTACAATTTAGTTCTGTACATCATTAAAGATGTGAGTTTACTACCTCTTTAACTCACATCTTTTCCCCCCCATTCTCAACAAACTTCCTCTCCCCATATTCCTCATTCCAATTAAAAAACCTGGTACAGCTTATGTTCTGTACCAGGCATTCCCTACCATATTAAATAATAATATCAATAAAGAACCATATGATCATGACTACCATAATCAATGCTTTTGCTATTGAGCTTGTTAAGAAACCAAGTAATGATCCTACGCTTGCATTTGTTGCAGCTGCGATATCACCTTTTTGAATGATTTCTGTTACAAATACTAATACAAATGGAACGATTATAATTCCAAATGGAGGAAATACGAAACAACCGATAATGACACCGACTGCAGCCATTGTCTCTCCTAATTTAGAACCTCCAAATTTCTTAACGAAATAACTATTCATAATGATATCTGACAAGATCATAAATATTGTAAATACAATCATTACTACCCAAAATACCCAAGACAATTTGCTTGAATCAATTGCAAAGTGATAAATGAAATACCCTATCCATATAAATAATACGGATGGAATAATAGGTTTCACTAATCCTATAAATGCAATTACAAACATTAAGATAATTAATATCCAACTTATTGCTGTCATTATTATATCTCCTATCTTACTTTAGTTTCGTTATGTGTCGTATGTTCTACTGTGAAAATAAGTAATACAAATGCTACTGCTATTGATAAACTTGAAACAAAGAATACATTGCCTAGTCCAACTATATCACTCATAATACCACCTAATAAATTTCCACCTAACTGACCGATTACCATTGCATTGGCAAACAATGTTGATGCGTAACCTGGAAATTCTGGTAAAATATCTTGGAAATAACTAATACCTAAACCGAGTAAAATAGCTAAGAAGAATGCTAATGCTAGTTGTCCTATCAACATTGCTACGAAACTATCAAACACCCCGATGCTAAAGTAATAACCGAATCCAAAAATAGAACCAACCATTAATAATGTTTTTGTTTTGAACTTACTTGCAATACTACCAAGTATAATCATAAACGGAACTTCTAATCCCGCACATAAACTTGCTAAATAGCCGACATGTGATTCATTGTCTTTAAGATATTCTGTTACATATAATGGCATATTCAGTGTGTACATCCACTGACCGACATGTAACAAAATGAATGCTAAGAACGGTATTAATAACGTCGGTTCTTTCATTAAGTTTGGTGCTTTCTTTTCAGTAAAATTACCGATAGCATTTTTAATAACTTTCTTCGGCTCTTTATAAAATATAATTAATAATACTAAAACTGTTAAAAATAGTGCTACCGTTCCACCAAACAATCCATCATATCCAAAGGCACTTAACAATACTGTCCCAATTAAAGGACCAAATAAAAATCCTAATGAAAATGTAGAACGTAGAACTGTATTAGCAAATATACTTCTATCCTTATAAGCTGATTCATTAATTGATTCACGTGCTGAGGCATACATTTGAGGCATTGCTGGTGCAGCTAAACCTTGGAACATTGCGTAAAGTGCGATAAACACCCAAATTGTATGTATGTAGAAATAAATGGAGAAACATAATGCACCCATAATAAGTGCGGTAATGATAAGATATTTACGATTAATTTTGCCACTATCTGAAAATCTAGCAACAATAGAGTTTACTGTAAATGATGCCCCTGCTGCAAGCGCCATTAACAAACCATATTGCCCTTTCGACATGCCTAAATGTTGCGTCGCATACAACACTAGAAATGGAACAGTAATCGCAATTGCCATACCGAGTAAACCCATATTTGCGGTAAAGAGTTTGTAATTTTTTATTTGAAATAATTTCAAAAACATGAATTCACAACTTCCTATCTTTTATTATATGCTTGTACTTTAAAGCTTATCCTCTGCTACGTCAATGCTTTATTGCTATAATTCACATTAACCGGTAAAATCATTATTAAATAGTGTAAAAAGGAGTCACTCTCGTGGATTACAAAGTAGATTATATATCAGTCGGAAAAATTGCTAATATCACATTTAGCGATCAAAAATCTAAAAAGACTGCCATTTTCAAAAAACCTTTTAAAGATAAGGTGTACTTAACACATACAGGCTTTGTTGAAGACGAACAGCAATACAAAGGACACGGTGGCCCTGAAAAAGCCCTCTGTTTTTACAGCAAAGATAATTATGCATATTGGGATGACATTATTGATTTGTTACCGAAGTATGCAATTTTCGGAGAGAATATAACCGTTTCAGGTTTAACAGAAGAAGATTTAAACATTGGTGACACTTACGAACTTGGTGAAGCGATCATTCAAGTTTCATGTCCAAGACAACCTTGCGCTACAATCGCACAACGATATGGCATTAAAGACTTAGTTAAACGCATGGCTGATAGTTATCGAACAGGCTGTTACTTCAGAGTATTAAAAGAAGGATACGTAGCACAGAATGACAATATGAGATTAATTGAGCAAACTGAGCCTAAACTATCGATTTATGCATTGAATGAAACACGATTTAAAGATAGTAAAAATCTACAACGTATCGACAATATTTTAAATCACGAAGCGATTAATGATGAAACCCGCGATATATTTACGAAGTTAAGAGAACGTCTGTCATAAGAATCAATATAACGAAACATACTAAGATTAGTAGCGAAGTAATCTACGACGGTAGATGAACTTCGCTACTTTTCTCATATTCTTTTTCATACCGTTGGTACTTATTTTAAGAATATGAAATAGTAGAAGAGAGAAGTACTCCGATCGGTCTCTAGGGTCATAGAACCCGTAGCAAAAACTGGAGAACTTCACTCTCCTTATGAATTCGATTTTAGTATGTTGGGTCCCTTGAGATCGTGTACAGGAAAATGAACTAAGTAAGGCTAAGTGAAGTTAAAGCTTCTTAAATTTAATAACTTAGGAGTGATTTTTATCGAATATTTTGGTATAGATGTTGGAAAAGGAAAGAGTTTTATTGCACATTATTCAAACAATGAATTTGTTAAAGAATTTGAAATTACCCACGATAATAATGGTTTTGAGTCACTAAACAAATATATAAAGGATTTCGCAGGAGTATATTTTTTATTTGAAGCTACTGGTATATATTCAAAAGTGTTAGAGAAATTCTGTACAGTTAACAACATTTCATTTTGTGTAATTAACCCTCTTGAGGCAAAATTACTAACTAATTCTTTAAGAAATTGGAAAACAGATAAATCTGATGCACATAAACTTGCCGTTTTAGCTAAAAATATAAATAAAAAACCTTCTAGAAATTTAATGGAAGAAAAATACGTAAAACTGAGAGAACTGACAAGATACTATGAAGAAATTAACAATCAATAAAATTACTAAAAAAACCAATTGATTCAGTTACTAGATATGACTTTTCCAGAATTACAAAACCTATTTAAGGATAGATATTCAAAATTGGCTTTACAAGTAGCTAGTAAGTTCCCACATCCTGACTTTGTTGATTCTAATGAAATTGAAGAACTAAAAAATACAATTAATAGTTGTACAGAAAAAATCTATCATAGAAAAAGAAAGCACAATATGCAAAAAAACTCGTAGAGTTCTCTATGGTCAGTTATCCTTCTGTTTCTAAAGATTCATTTTTAACAGATAAATTAATTTATGTGATTGAAGATTTATTAAATCTAATGAAACGGCATGCTTCTATAAAACAAAGGTTATTAGTGTTAGCTGAGGAATTCGAAGAATTTAAAATAATTAAATCTATTCCTGGCATTGGTGATTTAACAGCCATAATGATTATTGGCGAATTAGGTGACATCAAATCCTTTGATTCTCATAAACAATTGAATGCATATGTAGGCATTGATATAAAAAGATATCAGTCTGGTAAAACGCATTTTAAAGATAAAATTAACAAACGTGGAAACAAACATGCTAGATCATTATTTTACTTAATCATTAAAAATTTCCTGTTGGGTCAAAGGTTATTTAAAAATCATATTATCGACTATTATTACAAATTAAAAAAGCAGCCTAATGGCAAAGGCCACAAGACTGCTTCAATAGCTTGCGTTAACAAGCTACTTAAAACCATTCATTATCTAGTTATAAATAATAAAGAATATGATTATCACTTGTCTCCACACTGATAATCTATTCAAATAAATCATAACATATTGAAAAAATTATTAAATAATAAAGGCTTATTTAGTGATGCCAATTTTAAATACATTTTACTACGTAGTAGTTGACAAATCGTAGGAAAGAGACTGAGACATAATGTAATGTTTCAGTCTCTTTTTACAACTTGGCAGTAGATGTCTGAACCCGAAATGCGCTTGTACCAAGCTTTTTTCAACTCTAGTCATCCTTGCCGGGGCGGGACTACGAAATCTTTTTATATAAATTAGATTTCTGTCCCGCTCCCTTATTTTTTACCTATTTCAAGCTGATTAATATAGTTCTTTAAGACTTCTATGAATGATTTCACTTGTGGTAATTGTAATACGTTATGTTCATAACAAATATATGTAGATCTTGTCAGTGGTTTACGCATGACGTTTAATTTCTTGATTTCAAATTTATCTGTATCGATATCACCTATAACGAGTTCAGGTAAGACTGTTACACCTACACCATTTAATAATAATGCTTTACATGTAGCAATTTGATCGACTTTAATCAGTGCATGGTATTCTTGTTGTAAATAATCTGAATACCACTCTTCTATTTGTTTTAAGTAGATAGGTTCTGCTTGAAACTCGATCATTGGTAAAAGGTGTAGATCTTGTTTTCTATTTTTAGGATATATAAAGTAATGCTGTTCATTAAGTAGGAGATCATTTTGAACATTCATGACTTCATTTCCTCTTACGACCATGATGTGAAAGTCATTCTGATATTGTTTAATATGTTCACTTGAACCGATTTGTAATTGTATATCCACATTAGGATATAAGTGCGTGTATTCTCCTAATACTTGTGGGAGAATAGTCTGTCCGATTAATGAAGATACACCTATTGAAATGCTACCATTTACTTCACCTATTTTAGAACTGATTTTATCTAATAATAAACGTTCTTCTTTTAACATTTTTCGAGCGTGCTCAATTACAAGTGAACCTTCATTTGTTGTTATCAATTGCTTCTTTGTTCTTATAAAAATATCTATGCCGAAAAAGTTTTCAATTGTTTTTAACCTTTGACTCACTGCCGGCTGAGATATATAGAGAATGTCTGCTGCTTTCCTTAATGTCTTTACGTCTTCTAATGTTACGAGTAACTTATAATCGTCTACTTTCAATTGACACACACTCCTTACTTTCATTATATTATAACACGATTTATCTACACGACCACGCCTACAACTTTAGACCGAAATATAATTTTTTTTATTTCATAAATTGAAAGTTGATTCATAATTCGTTATAGTTGAGCATGTATATTAAATAGGAAGGATCATATCATGCTTATTATCGAAATTATTAAATATGTTTTTCTTGGGCTACTTCAAGGTATAACTGAACCGATTCCGGTTTCTTCAAGCGGACATCTCGTTATGGCACAAGAATTTTTAGGATTACATACGGACGGTTTAACATTTGAAATTGTTGTGAATACCGCTTCATTAATTGCCGTGCTTATCTTATTTAGAAAAGATATTATCACGCTTATTGTTGATGCACTTAAATATATTAAAGGTGACCGTACCGAATCTATTAAGAAAAATTTCCAACTTGTGATGTACTTAGTCATTGCAACGATTCCTGCAGGTGTTCTAGGTATTATCTTCAAAGATATTATTGGGGATACTAAAAGTGTGATTATGGTAGGTATCATGCTTATCGTCACTGGTATCGCATTGTGGTTTATTAAGAATAAACGTGGACAAAAGCTTGAAAAAGATTTGTCACTGAAAGACGCTATTATCGTAGGTCTATTTCAAGCAATTGCGTTAATACCTGGAATAAGTAGAAGTGGTGCAACGATTGTTGGTGCATTAGGTGTAGGTATGAACCAAAAAACAGCATTTAAATTCTCATTCTTACTATATATTCCAGTAAGTCTAGGTACAACTTTACTTGGTATTAAAGATATTGTTGAAACACCACCCGATACATCATTGATGATTTCATATGTATTTGCATTTATTGCATCTCTTGTAGCAAGTTATTTCTCTCTAAAATGGTTACAAGGCATTATGGAACGTGGACAATTAGGTATCTTTAGTAAATATTGTTTCATCGTAGGTCCATTAACAATCATACTTGCGCTAATCTTCCTATAATAAAAAAACGGGGAATTCCTACTTTAAAGGGATTCCTCGTTTTTATATAGAAATATGCCATAACATTGTGGTTCAATCACTTCGCATTCATAATTTCGTGAAAACAATATCTGATTTTCTTTTCAATTCCTTTGAAATCCGCCTCTAATTTAAACATAATTTCATGAGCTGTAACATATGCCTTATGGAATTGGGCTTTAGATATTTTCTTCTCTTTGAGCATTCTTTCTAAATCATCTTCATCAACAAGTTCATATTCACCCGACTTCGGTATCACTAATACATCAAGACATAAATCTAATGTTCTAGCATTGCCAAGTTGTGTGATATTCCTCAAATTCACATCAAAATAGTATTGTACTGGTTTATTTTGTTTATCGTACATTACAGTGATACTATATGGCTTCTTTTCAGGTAAGATTTGCATCCACTTATATCCATTATCCGCAACTGTAATTTCCCTGCCTACCACATTTACTTGTAAAGGCTCTTTTACTTGTACCATTGTTACTAATCCAACTAGCCCTTTAAAATGATTGGTGTCCAATACAACTTCTTTATATTCGCGATTAAGGAGACGTCGCCAATGACGTTTGTCAATATACTTAACTTTCATAAGTTACCAACTCCTTTTTTACATTATATAAAAAACCATGTCTAATTCAAAGCATTCAATATAGAATTTCATAAATTAAATTACTATTCTAAAAAAACACTACAAGAAACTTCACTGTTTCTTGTAGTGTTTAAACAATTAAACATTAATATATAATTTAAAAATACAAAATGAATTTATATTTTTATATCTAGGAGTTCTTACTATTCTTTTGATAAATAATGAGATTTACCTTTTAAGAATAAACTTAAAATTAAAGCAATCACACTGAATAATGTTGCAATCCAGAATGCATCGTTAATACCTTGTACTGTTGCAAGTTTATTGAAGTAAGTAAATAGTGCAGTTGTACCTGCTTCTTGACCGCCAACAGATTCTGATAAAGCTTTAATTTGTTCTTGGATCATAGGATTTGTTGAATCCATATTATCTGACATATTTGCTAAATGTGATGTCGTATTTTGAGTCATTACTGTAACAAGAATGGCAGTACCGATTGACCCTGCTAATTGTCTTACTGTATTACTAATTGCATTACCATGCGGAATTAATCGTTGTGGTAATGAATTCATACCTGCTGTCATAATTGGCATCATGATGAAACTCATACCAAATGAACGGACAATATAAATAACAAGTATTGTTGTATATGGTGTATCCATATTCAACTGAGTCAATTCCCAAGTAGCAAATGTCATAATTGTTAAACCAATTAAAGCGAGTGGTTTGATACCAAATGAGTCTAACATTTTACCAGCTATAGGACCCATGAAGCCCATTATAAGTGAACCTGGTAATAGTAATAACCCTGAATCTAGTGGTGTGAAACCACGTAAGTTCTGTAAGTAGATTGGTAATAAGATCATACCACCGAATAAACTCATTGTTACGATAACGTTAATGATCGTAGTCAATGTAAAGCCTGAATATTTTAATGCTGACATATCAAGCATTGGATTTTTCATTCTCACTTCACGAATAACGAATAATGCTGTGAAGATAACACCGATAATCAATGATAATGAAACTGTTAATGAAGTCCATCCATCGTTACCCGCTTCACTAAATCCGTAAAGTAATAAGCCGAATCCTAAAGTACTAAAGATAATACCTTGAACGTCTGGTTTTGGATTAGTAGTTTTTTGATAAATTCTAAACCAGAAGAAACTAATAAATATTGAGACTAAACCAATTGCAAACATACCATAGAACATGACATTCCAATGATAGTTTTGTACAATCCAACCTGATAATGTTGGTCCGATTGCTGGTGCTAAAATAAATGCAATACCTAAAGTACCCATTGCCGCACCACGTTTTTCTGGTGGGAATATTGTCATAAATACGTTTGAACCTAATGGCATTAACACACCTGCACCAACTGCTTGGATAACACGACCTGTCATCATCATTGGGAAGTTAAATGATAAAGCACATATAATTGATCCAACTGTAAACAACGTCATTGCAATAAGAAATAGTCTTCTGTATGAATATTTACTTATTAGAAATGCACTGATTGGTATTAAGATACCATTCACTAACATAAATCCTGTCATTAACCATTGTCCTGTAGACGCTGAAATACTGAACTCATTGTTAATAACCGGTAAAGCAACATTTAATAATGTTTGGTTTAAAATAGCTATAAACATACCAAACATCATCGCAACTAAAATTTTATTTCTTGAAATACCTTTGCCATATACGAAATTGACATGATTTTTCTTAATTTGTTCATTAATTGGTTCGTCTTCGTTTAATTCCATACCACGATCAGATAATTCAGTATGTTCATGTGATTCACCTGATTCTTTATCATGATCATCAGAAGACATGTTATTAGAAGTTGTTTCGTTCATCTCTGAGTTAGATGACTTATGTTCAGCTTCCATTTTTTCAATATTTGAACGTTCTGGTTGATGATTGATATTATCATCTTTTGATTTCAATTGTGTTTCTTTGTTTTCTGTTGTTTCATCAGTTACTTGCTTAGAAACTGATTTACTTTTTTTGCGTTTTAAAACAAATGCATTAATTCCAATCCATAATAGGATTGCTACAATTATATAAGCCACCGTAAAGGTTGATGTCATAATACACCCTCCTTAATTCTTGTGGATTCGAACTTCAACATTCATTCCTGGAACAACATTTGTTGATGGCTTAGAATCAAATGTGATTTTCACTGGAACAACTTGTGTCACCTTTGTATAGTTTCCATTACTATTTGATGAAGGCATCAATGAGAAACTTGATGCAGTTGCTAATCCAACTTGAGACACTTTACCTTTAACACTAGCTTCTTGTCCGTCGATATACACGTCAACAGTTTGTCCTTTTTCAATATCTTCTACATCTGTATCGTCAATGTTTGCTGTTACATATAAATCATCAAAGTTATATGCATATGCGATTGGTGATCCAGCTTGAACTAAACTGTTTTCTGTTGCAGAAGTTTTTACAATTGTACTTTTAGATGGTGCTTTAATGTCCATTTCTTGAGACTGTCCATCTTCACCTTTACCAGCTACTTCTCCGATTTTGTCGCCTTTGTCATAAGTTTTACCTTCTTTAGCGTCGAAGCTTGTTAAGTTACCTGATACTGGGCTAGCAATTTTGATTTGCTCACCGTCAACTTTTGCATTTTCTGTTTTTACATAATCTGTTGCTTCACTATAATAATGGAATCCTACTAAACCGATAGCCACTAAAATTACTATAGTGATAACATTTACAAGCACTATTTTTTTCATTACTTTATTTCCTCCAAATTTCAATGATTTATTCATTATAAGACTCTGAAATCATGATTTAAACCAACAAATTAAATAAGTTTGTCGGGTTAAGATGGCGGAAAAATCAGATAATTATTCATAATATCTACATATTTAAATGGTATATGAATGTATCTTTGAACGGCTTTTTGTTAAAATATTAGGTATGTATTTATTCGAGGTGACCTATGAAAAAACATGCGAGACAACTAATCATAAGTAATATGGTTTACTTATTAGAACATTATCATTTTGATGAAATCACAATAAAAATGTTATGTGCAGAATGTGGCATCAATCGTTCAACATTTTACGCACATTTTAAAGATAAATATGAAACGTATGAAGAAATCAAACAGTTTCATATGACGAACTATGAAACATTAATGGATAATATAGAACATTCTATTCTTGAAAACCCTGATAAAAGAAGAAAGTATGTTAAACAGTACTTTACAAATGTCTTTTATTACATAGCAAGACATCAGCGATTTTTCACAAGCGTCTTTGTCGTCCATCCAGAAAAAGAACTCATCATCAGCTTTATCAAACTCATTAAACTAAGATTTGAAAAATTGATTACACAAATAGGTACACTTCAAGACGTCAATTTCTTCCTAGACTATACAGTCGGTGGACAAATCGCTACCATTTATAGTTGGCTAAAAAATGGATGTGTAGAAAAACCAGAAAAAATGGCAGATATTATGTATCGGAATATTATTAAAATTAATAGATAAGGGCACGATATCTCTCAGTCTTCGTGCGTTACACCCTTATTTTGTACTCTAGCGCACGATATCTCTCAGTGAACATAACCCTGTCAAGTAGACACTAAAAAAAGTAATCAATATGTTGGCTGTGCTTTTATAAGCGCAGCCATTTTTAATGAAATTCTTTTAGAATTATAAAATTTTATATATTCATTTATTTGCTTTGTGGCGTGTTTTATATCATTGAATGTTTGAGATTTGTCTTTGAATACCTCTGATTTGAGTAACCCCCAAAAGCCTTCCATAGGACCATTATCAATACATCTACCTACACGAGACATGCTTTGCTTCATAGAAGCATTTTTAATCATCTCTCTAAATAGAACACTCGTATATTGGAATCCTCTGTCGCTATGAAATATAATGCCTTCGGTATTTCTTTTAATTATGGCTTTGTTAAAGGTATCGTATACAAGCTTATTATTGTTTTGAGATGAGACTACATGGCTGATGACTTTCTTAGCACCTAAATCATAAATAGCGCTTAAATACACTTTAAATCCATTTTTCAATTTAAATTCTGTCACATCTGTTAACCAGACCTTATTAACTTTACTTGTTGTAAATTTTCTGTTTAGGATATTTTGAGAAGTGATTTCTGGCTTACTAAGTTTATATTGCCTTCTCTTTTTTCTAATGACAGCTTTTAATCCATACTTCTTCATAATTCTATATACGCGTTTATGATTAACCTGGAATTTAGTATATAATCTCAGATAAATATAAATTCTTCGATATCCATATATGCCATCATGTTCATGATAAATCCTGAAAATCTCATCTTTTAATTCGTTATTGAATCTTTCAGATTCTGAAACCTCTCTGTTTTTCCATTTATAATAACTTGCTCTCGATATTTCAAGTGCGGCGCATATCCATTTGATTGGATACTTATCTT encodes:
- a CDS encoding DUF402 domain-containing protein; its protein translation is MKVKYIDKRHWRRLLNREYKEVVLDTNHFKGLVGLVTMVQVKEPLQVNVVGREITVADNGYKWMQILPEKKPYSITVMYDKQNKPVQYYFDVNLRNITQLGNARTLDLCLDVLVIPKSGEYELVDEDDLERMLKEKKISKAQFHKAYVTAHEIMFKLEADFKGIEKKIRYCFHEIMNAK
- a CDS encoding LysR family transcriptional regulator; translation: MKVDDYKLLVTLEDVKTLRKAADILYISQPAVSQRLKTIENFFGIDIFIRTKKQLITTNEGSLVIEHARKMLKEERLLLDKISSKIGEVNGSISIGVSSLIGQTILPQVLGEYTHLYPNVDIQLQIGSSEHIKQYQNDFHIMVVRGNEVMNVQNDLLLNEQHYFIYPKNRKQDLHLLPMIEFQAEPIYLKQIEEWYSDYLQQEYHALIKVDQIATCKALLLNGVGVTVLPELVIGDIDTDKFEIKKLNVMRKPLTRSTYICYEHNVLQLPQVKSFIEVLKNYINQLEIGKK
- a CDS encoding IS110 family transposase — translated: MKLKLLKFNNLGVIFIEYFGIDVGKGKSFIAHYSNNEFVKEFEITHDNNGFESLNKYIKDFAGVYFLFEATGIYSKVLEKFCTVNNISFCVINPLEAKLLTNSLRNWKTDKSDAHKLAVLAKNINKKPSRNLMEEKYVKLRELTRYYEEINNQ
- a CDS encoding DUF456 domain-containing protein, translating into MTAISWILIILMFVIAFIGLVKPIIPSVLFIWIGYFIYHFAIDSSKLSWVFWVVMIVFTIFMILSDIIMNSYFVKKFGGSKLGETMAAVGVIIGCFVFPPFGIIIVPFVLVFVTEIIQKGDIAAATNASVGSLLGFLTSSIAKALIMVVMIIWFFIDIII
- a CDS encoding transposase produces the protein MVSYPSVSKDSFLTDKLIYVIEDLLNLMKRHASIKQRLLVLAEEFEEFKIIKSIPGIGDLTAIMIIGELGDIKSFDSHKQLNAYVGIDIKRYQSGKTHFKDKINKRGNKHARSLFYLIIKNFLLGQRLFKNHIIDYYYKLKKQPNGKGHKTASIACVNKLLKTIHYLVINNKEYDYHLSPH
- a CDS encoding HlyD family secretion protein → MKKIVLVNVITIVILVAIGLVGFHYYSEATDYVKTENAKVDGEQIKIASPVSGNLTSFDAKEGKTYDKGDKIGEVAGKGEDGQSQEMDIKAPSKSTIVKTSATENSLVQAGSPIAYAYNFDDLYVTANIDDTDVEDIEKGQTVDVYIDGQEASVKGKVSQVGLATASSFSLMPSSNSNGNYTKVTQVVPVKITFDSKPSTNVVPGMNVEVRIHKN
- a CDS encoding sugar efflux transporter, which encodes MFLKLFQIKNYKLFTANMGLLGMAIAITVPFLVLYATQHLGMSKGQYGLLMALAAGASFTVNSIVARFSDSGKINRKYLIITALIMGALCFSIYFYIHTIWVFIALYAMFQGLAAPAMPQMYASARESINESAYKDRSIFANTVLRSTFSLGFLFGPLIGTVLLSAFGYDGLFGGTVALFLTVLVLLIIFYKEPKKVIKNAIGNFTEKKAPNLMKEPTLLIPFLAFILLHVGQWMYTLNMPLYVTEYLKDNESHVGYLASLCAGLEVPFMIILGSIASKFKTKTLLMVGSIFGFGYYFSIGVFDSFVAMLIGQLALAFFLAILLGLGISYFQDILPEFPGYASTLFANAMVIGQLGGNLLGGIMSDIVGLGNVFFVSSLSIAVAFVLLIFTVEHTTHNETKVR
- a CDS encoding MOSC domain-containing protein; this translates as MDYKVDYISVGKIANITFSDQKSKKTAIFKKPFKDKVYLTHTGFVEDEQQYKGHGGPEKALCFYSKDNYAYWDDIIDLLPKYAIFGENITVSGLTEEDLNIGDTYELGEAIIQVSCPRQPCATIAQRYGIKDLVKRMADSYRTGCYFRVLKEGYVAQNDNMRLIEQTEPKLSIYALNETRFKDSKNLQRIDNILNHEAINDETRDIFTKLRERLS
- a CDS encoding cysteine hydrolase family protein, with product MKGLLIIDVHKKFLKGENGCDTKNKILALGELFKNENLPIFIIKHDDCGELDNDINNLSDILIKKDTPSAFFNTPLKVLLDEYKVTELVIVGFNIEYCVLFTAISAFEFGFKVHVVEDACGTVNDENTYDMPGLDINDFIGSILNWSKVIEVPYLDEYLIYHKNS
- a CDS encoding undecaprenyl-diphosphate phosphatase → MLIIEIIKYVFLGLLQGITEPIPVSSSGHLVMAQEFLGLHTDGLTFEIVVNTASLIAVLILFRKDIITLIVDALKYIKGDRTESIKKNFQLVMYLVIATIPAGVLGIIFKDIIGDTKSVIMVGIMLIVTGIALWFIKNKRGQKLEKDLSLKDAIIVGLFQAIALIPGISRSGATIVGALGVGMNQKTAFKFSFLLYIPVSLGTTLLGIKDIVETPPDTSLMISYVFAFIASLVASYFSLKWLQGIMERGQLGIFSKYCFIVGPLTIILALIFL
- a CDS encoding DHA2 family efflux MFS transporter permease subunit, with product MTSTFTVAYIIVAILLWIGINAFVLKRKKSKSVSKQVTDETTENKETQLKSKDDNINHQPERSNIEKMEAEHKSSNSEMNETTSNNMSSDDHDKESGESHEHTELSDRGMELNEDEPINEQIKKNHVNFVYGKGISRNKILVAMMFGMFIAILNQTLLNVALPVINNEFSISASTGQWLMTGFMLVNGILIPISAFLISKYSYRRLFLIAMTLFTVGSIICALSFNFPMMMTGRVIQAVGAGVLMPLGSNVFMTIFPPEKRGAAMGTLGIAFILAPAIGPTLSGWIVQNYHWNVMFYGMFAIGLVSIFISFFWFRIYQKTTNPKPDVQGIIFSTLGFGLLLYGFSEAGNDGWTSLTVSLSLIIGVIFTALFVIREVRMKNPMLDMSALKYSGFTLTTIINVIVTMSLFGGMILLPIYLQNLRGFTPLDSGLLLLPGSLIMGFMGPIAGKMLDSFGIKPLALIGLTIMTFATWELTQLNMDTPYTTILVIYIVRSFGMSFIMMPIMTAGMNSLPQRLIPHGNAISNTVRQLAGSIGTAILVTVMTQNTTSHLANMSDNMDSTNPMIQEQIKALSESVGGQEAGTTALFTYFNKLATVQGINDAFWIATLFSVIALILSLFLKGKSHYLSKE
- a CDS encoding TetR/AcrR family transcriptional regulator, whose translation is MKKHARQLIISNMVYLLEHYHFDEITIKMLCAECGINRSTFYAHFKDKYETYEEIKQFHMTNYETLMDNIEHSILENPDKRRKYVKQYFTNVFYYIARHQRFFTSVFVVHPEKELIISFIKLIKLRFEKLITQIGTLQDVNFFLDYTVGGQIATIYSWLKNGCVEKPEKMADIMYRNIIKINR